The Candidatus Dormiibacterota bacterium DNA segment CGCCCGCGCGCCCGCGAGCGCGCCGCTAGGAGGAGGCGGAGGCCGAGGCCGAGGAGGCGACGCGGAAGCCGGAGCTCTGCCGCTGGGTATGGTCCAGGACGGCGACCACGCCGCTGGGACGGACGTGGACCGGCCCCTCGTCGCCGGGGAGCTCGACGAACTCGGAGCCGGTGGAGAGCGCCGCGAGGAGCTCCGTGACGGTGAGCTTGACGGTGACGTCGCCACCGTTCACGAGACGCAGGATCGCCATGGTTCTCCCTCGGGACGGCCGGGTCCGGGTGATGCCCTGGGATGGTAGCCCGTCCGCGGCGGCAAGGAATCTCCAGCTCCCCCGTTGGACCTGAGGACGGCCCGGCCCGCGTGAGGACCCCACGATGGCCCCGATCACCACGTTCGTGCGTGGGGATCGAGGGGCTCGTGGTGCTCTAACGCAGCATACGCGTATATCTGCGCGAAAAGTGCAAGCTGTGCACGCCCTCGTTCGTCTGGTTAGACGTAACGGTCACCGAGCCGGATCAGGCTCGACCAGACAACCAGGGAGGGAATCGTCCACATGCGCATCATCGGCATCGCTGCCCTCGCCACCGCGGCGGTACTCGGCGGCTCCGCCATGACGCTCACCAGCCATGCGTCGAAGGCGCACGGCGGGAGCGCGTCCTCGAAGTCCACCGGCGGGAAGGGCGGCACCGCCTCCGCCGGCGGCGGCACCGGCGGTGACAGCACCGGCGGCAACGGCATCGGCTGCGGGCTGCTCAGCGGCATCCTCAGCAATGACCTCAACAACATCCTGGCCGGGCAGAACCAGATCCTGAACGGCGCCAACCTGCTCGACAACCTGTTCGTCCCGGTCCTGAGCCCGGGCAGCAAGCCGAACCAGAACAGCAACGCCGGCGGCTCGACGATCAAGGGCAGCCGCGGCGCGAGCGTCAGCGGCAGCACCGGCAACGCCGCCTGCGGCAACTCCGGCAGCGGCGGCAACGGTGGCAAGGGCGGCACCGCGAAGGGTGGCGCCGGTGGCAGCGGCGGCAAGTCCACCAGCAAGGGCGGCAGCGCGTCGCACAAGAGCGGCGACTGACCCCACATTCCATGCCTTTGACGGGCGCGGCGGCACATTGGCCGCCGCGCCCGTTACATAACGTCAGGGAGGGTCTGGATTCATGCGGATAACGAGCTTCGCCGCCATCGCCGCGGCCGCGGTGCTGGGCAGCTCGGCCGTGGCCGTCACCACCCATGCGAGTGGTGGCAGCGGTCATGCGAGCTCGCACGGAGGCAACGGTGGGCGTGCCTCGGCGAGCGGTGGCACCGGTGGTGACAGCACCGGTGGAAACGGGGTCCTCTGCGGGGTCCTCAGCGGGGTCGCCAGCAACGACCTCAACAACATCCTCGGCGGGCAGACGCAGATCCTGAACGGGGTCAACCTGCTGGACAACCTCTTCGTGCCCGTCCTGAGCCCGGGAGGCAAGCCCCACCAGAACAGCAGGGCCGGCGGCTCCACCATCAAGAACAGCCGTGGCGCCGTGGACAGCGGTCGCACCGGCAACTCGAGCTGCGGGACCGCCGGCGACGGCGGCAACGGCGGCAAGGGTGGCAGGGCGACCGGCGGCAAGGGCGGGAGTGGCGGCCACTCCAGCGCCCGCGGCGGGAGCAGCAGGAACACGTCCGGCGACTAGCCGGCAGACCTGGTCTCGGGGGCGGGTGCAGCCGGGCTGCACCCGCCCTCTTCTGTGCCGGGCGGTCGGAGCGACAGAAAAGTTCGACGCGCTCGTTGTGTGTAGAGGTGGGCTCCCGGAGCGTCCTGGGGAGCCGCCGTGGGCCCGTACGGGCCGATCCCCGGGTCGGGGATGGCAGGACGCTCGAGGCAACTGGAGAAGGGGTGAGCGGCATGCACCGCATCGGCGATGACGGCGACGTGGCTCGGCGGAGGGTGCCGCGGCGCGCTCTGCGACGGTCGATGGGCACGTTGCTGCTCACCGGCTCGATCGGCTTCGGCTTCCTCACGGTCCTGGGCGTCGCCGGCAGCGCCGGCGGACCCAACAGCGTGATCACCACCCTGGCCGCGGCGAGCAGCCCGCATCCCAGCTCGCCGTCGACGTCGTCCGCGCACCCGTCGGCGACGGCGCGTCCGTCCTCGCCGCCGCCGCCCACGGCGACGGCGACCCCGGTGCCTCCCACCGCGGCACCGACTCCGTCCTGCTTCCTCGGCCTCTTCTGCACGACGCCGACCCCCGCGCCGCCCACGGCCACCCCGGCCCCGGCCACGCCGACCCCGGTGCCGGCGACCCCGACCCCGGCCCCGGCGACGCCCACCCCGACGCCGGCCCCCGGCGGCAGCACCCCGACCCCGGCGCCCGGCGGCAGCACGCCGACCCCGGCGCCCGGCGGGATCATCAACGGCCCCTACTGCGACCCCAGCGTGTCCACCTGCCCCGGCCAGGCGCCCGTCCCGGCCTCCAACTCGCTCTTCCAGCCGGGTCCGGACAGCAGCGGCACCACCACCGACACCTCGGGCTCCGGCACCTCGGGCGGCAGCGGGACCGACAGCTCCGGCGGGACGAGCACCGACACCAGCGGCTCGGGCACCGGCGCCACCGACACCAGCAGCACCGACACCAGCAGCAGCAGCACCGACGCCACGGCGCCCGACACCGGCGGCACGCCGAGCGCGGCCCCCGCGGGTGCCGCCGGCGCCTCCAGCGGTGGCAAGGGCCAGGACAGCAACTCGCTGTTCGGCAACCAGCCGCTGCCCGCGGCCGACGCCCCGGCGACGGCGTCCGCCGAGACCACCCTGAACATCTGGGCGATCGTGGGCGCGGCCCTCATCGTCCTGGCCGTCGTGCTCTCGCACGTGGTCTCCACCCTCCGCCAGCGCGGACGGAAGCGGGCCGCCTCGACGGCCTGACCCCAGGGGGAACGGGGGACGCTACCCGGCGGCGGCGGAGACCGCCGCCGGGAGCAGCCGGAACGCCGACCGTCCCGCGTAGCGGCCGGCGCTGCCGAGCTGGTGCTCGAGGCGCAGCAGCTGGTTGTACTTCGCCACCCGCTCCGAGCGGGACGGCGCCCCGGTCTTGATCTGGCCGGCGTTGGTGGCCACCGCCAGGTCGGCGATGGTGGTGTCCTCGGTCTCCCCGCTGCGGTGGCTGATCACGCTCGTGTAGCCGCTGCGGGTGGCCATGGCGATCGCCTCCAGGGTCTCGGTGAGGGTGCCGATCTGGTTCACCTTGATGAGGATGGAGTTGGCCACCCCGCGCTCGATGCCGAGGCTGAGTCGCTCGACATTGGTGACGAAGAGGTCGTCGCCGACCAGCTGGACGCGGTCGCCGATGCGCTCGGTGAGGAGCCGCCATCCCTCCCAGTCGTCCTCGGCCATGCCGTCCTCGATGGAGACGATCGGATAGCTCGCGCACCACTGCGCCCACAGGTCGACCATCTCGGCGGGCTCGAGGGTGCGCCCCTCCCCCTTCAGCACGTACCGCCCGTCCGCGAAGAGCTCGCTGGTGGCGGGATCGAGGGCGATGGCCACGTCCTCGCCGGCCCGGTAGCCGGCCTTCTCGATGCCCTCGAGGAGGATCTCCACCGCCTCCTCGTTGTGGCGCAGGCCGGGCGCGAAGCCGCCCTCGTCGCCCTGGCCGGTGCTCAGGCCACGCGCCCGCAGCACCCCGCGGAGCGCGTGGAAGCACTCGCTTCCCGCCTGCAGCGCCTCGGCGAAGGTGGGCAGGCCGAGCGGCGCGTACATGAACTCCTGGAAGTCGACGCTGGTCTGGGCGTGGGCGCCGCCGTTGAGCACGTTGAGCAACGGCACCGGGAGCAGGTGGGCGTTGACCCCGCCGAGATAGCGGTGGAGGGGCAGCCCGCTCGCCTCGGCGGCGGCGCGGGCGCAGGCGAGGCTCACCCCCAGGATCGCGTTGGCGCCGAGCCGGCTCTTGGTCGGGGTGCCGTCGAGGGCGCAGAGCGCGCCGTCGAGGGCGACCTGGTCGGCGGCGTCGCTGCCGATCAGCTCGGGACCGATGACGTCGACCACGTTGGCGACCGCCTGGCGGACGCCCCTGCCCCCGTACCTCCCGGGGTCGCCGTCGCGGAGCTCGACCGCCTCGTGGCTCCCGGTGCTCGCACCGCTGGGCACCAGCGCGCGTCCCACCGCGCCGCCGCTGAGCAGCACCTCGACCTCGACGGTCGGATTACCGCGCGAGTCCAGCACCTCCAGCGCGGTCAGCTCCTCGATCAGCGTCATCGGCGGCATCTCCTGAACCCGGCGAGGCGCCCGCATTATGGACGCGCGCTCAGCGTGGCGGGCCGGCCGCCACGGTCACCACCCCGGGTGCGTCAGCCGCCGCCCGACCAGCAGAAGGACCACCAGCAGGTGGTCGAGGCCGTGGTCGTGCTCGTGGACGTCGTGCTGCTGGACGACGAGACGCTCGTCGACGTGGCCGAGGTGGACGA contains these protein-coding regions:
- the eno gene encoding phosphopyruvate hydratase, producing the protein MTLIEELTALEVLDSRGNPTVEVEVLLSGGAVGRALVPSGASTGSHEAVELRDGDPGRYGGRGVRQAVANVVDVIGPELIGSDAADQVALDGALCALDGTPTKSRLGANAILGVSLACARAAAEASGLPLHRYLGGVNAHLLPVPLLNVLNGGAHAQTSVDFQEFMYAPLGLPTFAEALQAGSECFHALRGVLRARGLSTGQGDEGGFAPGLRHNEEAVEILLEGIEKAGYRAGEDVAIALDPATSELFADGRYVLKGEGRTLEPAEMVDLWAQWCASYPIVSIEDGMAEDDWEGWRLLTERIGDRVQLVGDDLFVTNVERLSLGIERGVANSILIKVNQIGTLTETLEAIAMATRSGYTSVISHRSGETEDTTIADLAVATNAGQIKTGAPSRSERVAKYNQLLRLEHQLGSAGRYAGRSAFRLLPAAVSAAAG